In Cuculus canorus isolate bCucCan1 chromosome 8, bCucCan1.pri, whole genome shotgun sequence, a single genomic region encodes these proteins:
- the MAGOH gene encoding protein mago nashi homolog, with protein sequence MASDFYLRYYVGHKGKFGHEFLEFEFRPDGKLRYANNSNYKNDVMIRKEAYVHKSVMEELKRIIDDSEITKEDDALWPPPDRVGRQELEIVIGDEHISFTTSKIGSLIDVNQSKDPEGLRVFYYLVQDLKCLVFSLIGLHFKIKPI encoded by the exons ATGGCGAGCGATTTCTACCTCCGCTACTACGTCGGGCACAAGGGCAAGTTCGGCCACGAGTTCCTCGAGTTCGAGTTCCGGCCCGACG GGAAGCTGCGCTACGCCAACAACAGCAACTACAAGAATGACGTCATGATCCGAAAGGAG GCCTACGTGCACAAGAGCGTGATGGAGGAGCTGAAGAGAATCATCGATGACAGCGAAATCACCAAAGAGGATGATGCGCTGTGGCCGCCTCCCGACAGAGTTGGTCGCCAG gagcTTGAAATAGTAATCGGTGATGAGCACATCTCCTTTACGACGTCAAAAATCGGTTCACTCATTGATGTAAATCAATCCAA GGATCCAGAAGGCTTGAGAGTGTTCTACTACCTGGTCCAGGACCTTAAGTGTCTAGTCTTCAGTCTTATTGGCCTACACTTCAAGATTAAGCCAATTTAA